In one Aythya fuligula isolate bAytFul2 chromosome 12, bAytFul2.pri, whole genome shotgun sequence genomic region, the following are encoded:
- the IRX6 gene encoding LOW QUALITY PROTEIN: iroquois-class homeodomain protein IRX-6 (The sequence of the model RefSeq protein was modified relative to this genomic sequence to represent the inferred CDS: substituted 1 base at 1 genomic stop codon) produces the protein MVQKXGAAMSFSQFGYPYSTTAQFLVPGSPSTTCCEAAPRPGPDAASAPASAAAASLCCAPYEGRLLGMYGAPYPGGQGYGNYLPYSAEPAAIYTALNPQYELKDGTSGPLPSGMAQPAAYYPYEPALGQYPYDRYGTGDLGGSARRKNATRETTSTLKTWLYEHRKNPYPTKGEKIMLAIITKMTLTQVSTWFANARRRLKKENKMTWAPKPRGGDERKGSPAGGAGAERRSCRLSDLEEDEEEEEEEEDEDEEQEARKADKSRPGGSLLEAPSPAPRSDCSLPGPFRALPCPRGPAADTPLPTPPTPQPPPPPYAPAEKPRIWSLARTAARRGSPEGGGGAPELPPTPKALRGSPLGLPQLPAALRRPGEAGAPGGPQGTRSGGAGGGGAA, from the exons ATGGTCCAAAAATAAGGAGCGGCTATGTCCTTCTCCCAGTTCGGATACCCCTACAGCACCACCGCGCAG TTCCTGGTgccgggcagccccagcacgaCGTGCTGCGaggccgccccccgccccggcccggaTGCGGCCTCGGCCCcggcctccgccgccgccgcctccctgTGCTGCGCCCCGTACGAGGGCCGGCTGCTGGGCATGTACGGCGCCCCGTACCCCGGCGGCCAGGGCTACGGCAACTACCTGCCCTACAGCGCCGAGCCCGCGGCCATCTACACCGCGCTG AACCCCCAGTACGAGCTGAAGGACGGCACCAGCGGCCCCCTGCCCTCGGGGATGGCGCAGCCCGCCGCCTACTACCCCTACGAGCCGGCCCTGGGGCAGTACCCGTACGACAG GTACGGGACGGGGGACTTGGGCGGCTCGGCCCGGCGCAAGAACGCCACCCGGGAGACCACTAGCACCCTGAAGACGTGGCTGTACGAGCACCGCAAGAACCCCTACCCCACCAAGGGCGAGAAGATCATGCTGGCCATCATCACCAAGATGACCCTCACCCAGGTCTCCACCTGGTTCGCCAACGCGCGGCGGAGGCTGAAGAAGGAGAACAAGATGACCTGGGCCCCCAAACCCCGGGGGGGGGACGAGAGGAAGGGGAGCCcggcggggggcgcgggcgCAG AGCGGCGGAGCTGCAGGCTCAGCGACctggaggaggacgaggaggaggaggaggaagaggaggatgaagacGAGGAGCAGGAGGCGCGCAAGGCGGACAAGAGCCGGCCCGGCGGCTCCTTGCTGgaagcccccagcccggccccgcggaGCGACTGCAGCCTGCCCGGCCCCTTCCgagccctcccctgccccaggggCCCGGCTGCGGACacccccctgcccacccccccgaccccccagcccccgccgcccccctaCGCGCCCGCGGAGAAGCCCCGCATCTGGTCGCTGGCGCGCACCGCAGCGCGCAGGGGCAGCCCcgaggggggcggcggggcgccgGAGCTGCCCCCGACCCCAAAAGCGCTGCGGGGCTCCCCCCTGGGGCTGCCGCAGCTCCCCGCGGCTCTCCGCCGCCCCGGGGAagcgggggcaccggggggacCCCAAGGTACCcgcagcggcggggccggggggggcggcgcggcCTGA